The Dreissena polymorpha isolate Duluth1 chromosome 2, UMN_Dpol_1.0, whole genome shotgun sequence nucleotide sequence TTTTTACAACCTAACTTGTGCTTACTTTTATTACTGCCTCACAGTTTCAATTGTCAAGTATCAGTCCTTCAAAATGTCACTCACCTTCAGCAGTAGCAAGAACGTTGCTGAAGGTGGGTGAGGCTAACATGTTGGTAAAAAGATTAGTGTGAGGAAGATCagaaataaatcaataataaatatatatatcagatGAATTCATGAAATTCTAAGCAATGTTTAGATAGATACAGATAGGCATAGATAGAAAAAtagatttacaataaaaaaattacaatCAACTAAAAACAGAGTATATGCTTGTTGgaaattatcttttatttattttgcttgcTAAATTCAGAGGTTAATGAATTGAAATTAGAAGTTGTCACATTTAAATGCCAACCTACTTCATGGTATGTGATTAATACAGAATGATGAATCTATTTGCAGATGGACGATTCACCAGACCGGGAGCTGGCAGGCCTCTACAGCAACCTCTTTGATGAGGCTTGTGCAGCAGGATTTAGCCTGCCAACAAACCGGTTCAGCAGGGCTCATATCCCGCTGCTGAAAGGCGCCTTTGTTGAAAACCTGCTGGGAGGTTGCCGGGCAGAAATGGAGCAATTCAAGGAAGGTAGGTCTATTTGTTAAGGCTCTCATGTACAAGGGAGGATCAAGATTTACATAGACTTTTGCAATCATTTTAATATGGTTCTTTCAGGAAAGATGAAACTTTGCGAGCAAGTAAAACTATCCTTTCTTGTCATGCATGAAACAGTTCAACAGCGTAAACGCTTTGTATGCAACTTCGCAGTTATTTGTATGTAGGGTAGTGTTTCAGGGCATGTAATAATGTTGTTACGATGTCATTTCATAGATACGTCTTAAGGTATTGAAATCTTTATTAATGGTTCATTTTGTCTGCAAGAAGATGCCACTTAATTAAGAAATTCAAATTACTTCAttgaatgcatttttttccaaatatgttACTGTATACTTGCAACACATTAAAGTGGTGTTATGATAATAACCGCTCAGCGCGACAACATCATGTCTTGTGTTAACTTTTTATTGTGACTAGTGTCATGTTTGACATTCTAGTTTCACTATTGAATGTAACTGTCACTAAAAAAATGAATGTAACTATCATTACAAAAAACACTTTCTATGACACATGGTTAAATAGTTCTCCCTACCTTTTTGCCTAATttgccaaaaaaaatatttttgtgggACTTATGATGAAGCGGTTTGACGTCATATTATCAACAGCTTTTATCAAACATCCATTACTGTAAAGATAGGATTTCGAGTATCAAGCTGCAATTCCACCCAAACTACTTGATTTAATCAAAGAAACAAAAGTTTACATCATTCTATATCACTCcttgttattacaatttttaatgacTTCTCCAATGCAGTTGTTAGTCTTAGCTATAATATTCTAAATGGGGTTAATATAcaggatttttatgtcccctatatatagtagtgggggacatatggtttttgccctgtctgttggttggttggttggttggtctgtacgttggtctgtttgcggcaactttaacatttgcaataacttttgcaattattgaagatagcaacttgatatttggcatgcatatgtatctcatggaacttCACAATTTGAgttggggaaaggtcaaggtcattcttcaaggtcagaggtcaaatatatgtagcccaaatcgcttattttatgaatacttatgcaatattgaagatagcaacttgatatttggcatgcatgtgtatctcatggagctacacattttgagtggtgaatggttaaggtcaaggtcatccttcaaggtcaaatatatgagtcaaaattgctcatgtaatgtcacttctgcaatattgaagctagcaattttatatttgaaatgcatgtgtatctcatggagcggcacattttgagtggtgaaaggtcaaggtcaaggtcatcctttaaggtcaaacgtcatatagggggacattgtgtttcacaaacgcatcttgttttatcCTTAGATAGGACATCACAGTCTTGTCAATGAACTTGTACATGACCTTTTTTATACTAGATTATACATTgcttttgtttcaaaatgaataggTCTGCAGACACACCAGATCCTAGATGTTCTGCAGGGTAACAAAGATGGGGCCTTCCTCTTTCTGAGTGGCAGGAAGAAGGAGGTCACTGCAGCAGCAGTCCGCGATCTGCTGCAGTTCAACTACAGAGAAGGAAACCACAGGCAGCTAGATGAGGAAACAGCCCAGGGTTTCCGCACCTTTCTTCAAGCAACAAAgggtaattaaaaataaaatcatctaTTTATCTTTCTGTCATTTAGTctaattattttgtttgctatGTTCACAGGCATCATACTTTTTCTGGCTGACAATATTTATTCTACTGCTGacaggagacatgcatattaaggtcaatgttgtttattatttcaGGATCTGCTGCTACGGTGAATGGCTTCACTTTGAAGCCGCATGATATTCTAATGTGGATGACGGGTGCTAGAGCCATCCCTGCCATCGGCTTCCACAAGAAGATTGAAGTCTTCTTCGGTGAAGCAACCAGGGTAAACACATGTGCCCTGGTTGTCACTCTTGGACCTCGCCCACCAGCAATTGAAAACATTGTTCAATATTACACTGAACTGGTTATCAACAGTAACACATTCCAGTTACAGTGAAACTTTCTTTTCTCTCCTGCACATCAGTGCTTCAATTTTGAAACACTCGAAGTCAAAGTTTTGTTAAATCTTCTTCAAACTTGTCACTAactatcttttttctttttttttcttctccTACCTTGCAAACTTTGGAAAAAGTCTCAGGAACTTTAATCAACAAACAGAGGCCTTATTTGATTGACTGATAGTTGGTTGTTGGCTTGCATGATTGATTGATGGATTAATAGTTGTCTTTTTTAATAACCTGTATTCCAAATGTTTAACAGATGACATATTCACTACCTTgctgtatatatgtaaatatgctAATGACTATAATCAGTTTtgtgaatacatgtacataatgcaTTCCTAAGCTGTATTTCTAACATGGCGTCtgttatatatgtaaatatgttgATGACTATAATCagttttgtaaatacatgtacataatgcaTTCCTAAGCTGTATTTCTAACATGGCTTCTGACTGGTAGAACAGCtatctgtttttcttttcatcAGAGAGAGCCTTCAGATATACACGCTACCAAGAAAAGAGatcttaatttttagctcacttgagcaaagCTCAAGATGAGCTATTGTGATACGTCGGTCTGGCTTTAAATAGATTAAGTGCTAGACCACATCATTTAGTGCAAATACAATATTTCTGATATAACTTAGTCGCAATATTGTCAACTCTTGTTGACGTAAATCTGTATTAGTTAAGCTGATTCTGCAGACTTGTCTGAATTGTAAAAAAGCAAGTATAATAAACAAGAGActttttgaataaaaaatcaaCCCcggccataggcagagggatattgttttggcgttatccgtccgtctttccgtccggcacttttatgtccggagccatatcttgcaagtgctttggcggatttcaatgaaacttggtataagtatatatatggataataggatgatgcacgccaaatggcattgtacaccatctgttgataacagagttatggccctttttatcttggaaaaatgcttttttgtgtctggagccatatcttggaagtgctttggcggatttcattgaaacttggtatgagtatatatatggataagaggatgatgcacgccaaatggcattgtacaccattagctaataaaagagttatggccctttgtatcatgaaaaaatgcttttttgagtgtcaaatataacacttttgtgtccagaagcatattggtgggggatatcaattcaacaaacttGCTTGTTTGAACTTAGTTGTTAAATATACGGCAAACAAAATATGTGACAATAGTATCTAGATAAGTGAAGagttgaaattaaatatttgttgctaTTTCTAATGCACAATTTGTTTGAAATGAAATCACACTgcaaaatttgttgttttttatgcccccagtataATAtagggcatattgtttttgctctgtctgttggttggttgtttTGCTGGTATTCTTCAAACTTTGTCATTTGCCATTGCTTATGACCTATTGCAGCTAGctttgatatatggcatgcatgtgtatctcacgaagtCACAATTTAATTGTTACATGCCAAGGTCATCTTCAAAAGTCTTCTAAATATCATTTTAGATACAGAGTAATTTTTTTACAAGttcatttacatatttcatatttgacatgGAAATGAAACTTATACAGTTGAATAATTTGAGATAAAAAGTTATTTCCATTTAAATGGGTTTAATGTGAGAGGTTGGAtgacaatgtcaaggtcatccattGAGGTCTAAGGTCAAACACTTAAACAAGATCAAAGACTATCCTTGGCCATAACTTTGGAGCTTTTGCAGGTATTaacttaatattttgcatgcatgagtatctcctttagctgcacaatttgagtagAGACACTTATGATGGTCAATATTATCCATTGAGGTCAAATACTTTACACTTGCCATATCTTTGGAACTATTgcatgtagcaacttgatatgtagCTTAAATATGTATCTCGTTAAGCTGCACTTTTTTAGTGGTGATATTCAAGGTTATCcaacaatgtcaaaggtcaaattactATAGAATTTACAATCACTAACTTTTTTAACAATTGCTCAAGATCATCgctcaaggtgaaaggtcaaatattcAGGTAGAAATGTATTACTTTAGATGAACCATAGCTTTTCCCCAATTGATAAATATTAGTACTGGAgaacaaagtgtttcacaaacacgtcTTGAATTTATATGTTAAGCAATTGAATAAATCTTTTCCTAGattaaaatgattgtttgtttttttggtaAACCCCTAGGCTCCTTAACTAAGTCAGCCCTTGTTACGCAATTGTGTCATCTTATTCAAATCAAGTATAACACCTGGATAAGACAGCTCCAGCTGCTGCTGTCTAATCCAGCAATGAACGATTTGTTTAAACCTAACTCATAAACATTTTCAGAATTTCCTTCTAGACAGGCAAAACTTATGTTAATTGCaggaaaattataatttttagctaattaatattcatgaggtttcagatttttatgccccccttcgaagaagagggggtatattgctttgctcatgtcggtcggtctgtccaccaggtggttgttagacgataactcaagaacgcttgggcctaggatcatgaaacttcataggtacattgatcatgactcgcagatgacccctattgattttgaggtcaaaggtcaaggtcacggtgaccagaaatagtaaaatggtttttgaatgataactcaagaacgcatacgcctaggatcatgaaacttcatgggtaggttgatcataacttgcagatgacccctattgattttgaggtcacaaggtcaaggtcacggtgacccgaaatagtaaaatggttttcgaatgataactcaagaacgcatacccctaggatcatgaaacttcataggtagattgatcatgacttgcagatcacccctattgattttgaggtcacaaggtcacggtgacccgaaatagtaaaatgattttcggatgataactcaagaatgcttttgcctaggatcatgacacttcataggtacattgatcgtgactcgcagatgacccctattgattttgaggtctttaggtcaaggtcacagtgacaaaaatcgtactcacacaatggctgccactacaacggacagcccatatggggggcatgcatgtttaacaaacagctcttgttattagCTCATCggaattcatttaaaaaaatcaataaacaatcaaaatttgcagttaatttaatttaaatgatgcttttatGTATGCAATTAGTTTTTTATGCatttagtcgccgcttcgtctgtccgtccgtgtgtctgtctgtgcacaatttttgcctgggctatttctcagtaactaatgaccggaattcaatgaaactttatgtgcagctttactaccaagaggagatgtgcatattatcagcgggttctggtcgtatgatttttcacagagttatggccctttgaaaatttccattaactatacatatagtgcaattcttgtccgggctatttctcagcccctaatgacctgaattcaatgaaactttatgggaagcttcactaccaagagatgtgcaaattatcagccggttctcgtctgatgatttttcacagagttatggccctttgaaatttcccattgtacatatagtgcaattcttgtccgagctatttctcagcaacttattacgggaattcaattaaactttatgggaagcttcactaccaaaaggagatgtgcatattatcagcatgTTCTCgtcggattatttttcacagagttatggccctttaaaattttctataaactgtacatatagtgcaattcttgtccgggctacttctccccaactactgactggaatacaatgaagctttatgggaagcttaactaccttgatgAGTTGTGCAAATTATTAGTGGGTTCTTGTTAGaagatttatttagagagttatggccctttgaaatttttaagttgcttatccatccatcgtattattttgtccaaagttatgcgcctcaagacgtttccttttatctgaatatagagtgcaatattgtgaccaaaaaaaacattttgggaatataacccgtctccgacggtttcttgtttaattataatttgtcaaaataaataaatacaacatataaaactgcatattatgcttttgaaaaaacacaatttattcccaaatggATGTCTGTTTCCAACTTCACAAAATACTGTGTTACAACATGATGCTAGGGCCACCAAGTTGAGTCTTTGTAAAGCACTTTGCTGCAATTTTACATTGCTATTAAAGTCTACATCTATTTCTGTGAGTTTAGTTATCTATAAAAAACGCAGGTTGttgatatacataattatatagtcAATTCGAAACAACGTTAGATGCACATAATTATTCCTTTTTTGATTGAAAAGGTTTACCGACAATTTTTTCCATTATGACCTCAATAAGGGGAGAAAATCCATGTGAAATGAAAAGTTTTACCGAGAATTTGTGAAAATTAACTTTGaagttaaagttaaaaaaaaaaaaatcactattaaaaTCCGTTTGCATTTTGAGAAAAACATTGGGTAGaaatgtacatattgtaaatcggTTGAAGATTTCAATAAAAGAAAAACTTTATAACAGAAAACTGGAAAAAGAAACATGAAACAGTTTTCAGGGGTTACaacttgagaaaaaaatgaaaaacaaggaaagACCATAACAGTGACTTATGCCACCAAATGATGTGTCAATATGTTCATTCAATGTTCACTGCTTTATATCTTCTTACTTTTATTGTCAATTAATATGCCAGGAGTGATCCAAAAATATGTAGAAATGAGTccatatttttattattcgacGCATAGCTACTAAAATATAATCATTATGCAGACATAAATGATCAGAATAATACTGCTAGGAATGGCAAGAAATGTTTCGATATTACAATTGGGGTGATCGTTATGATGTCAAGCTTCAACTGTATTTCAAACATCATCTTTGTCACAACACTCTCTTGCAGTAAAACAACAAACTAAACATTCACATTTTCAACAAAGGCTACAGTTTCAGTGAACAGGGACACTCCAAGGTCTGATCCCTCCAGAGGGTTGACGAGGTCTCTCAGTCTGACTAACTGCTCTGGTGCGAGAGGACTGGCTTCCTCGTTGACCTGCTCTTCATGAGGCTCTTCTGTGATGAGGCCCTCTTCTTCCACACCATACTCTGCCTCGTCTATCATCTGATCTGCATCATCTGGAGGCATGACCAGGTCATCAATACCAGTGTGTCCCTGACCAGCAAACCTGTGAACACCTTGAAAGAATAACTGGGTTGGTGTCATTCCTCCTTCTGTTCTAAGGCGATGTCTGTTCCATGCTTCTCTGAATGTGTCAAGGGCTCTCTGAATTCGAGGCAGATACACAAAGTGCAAGCACCATCGATGTATAGCATTACTTTTATTGTCAATTAATATGCCAGGAGTGATCCAAAAATATGTAGAAATGAGTccatatttttattattcgacGCATAGCTACTAAAATATAATCATTATGCAGACATAAATGATCAGAATAATACTGCTAGGAATGGCAAGAAATGTTTCGATATTACAATTGGGGTGATCGTTATGATGTCAAGCTTCAACTGTATTTCAAACATCATCTTTGTCACAACACTCTCTTGCAGTAAAACAACAAACTAAACATTCACATTTTCAACAAAGGCTACAGTTTCAGTGAACAGGGACACTCCAAGGTCTGATCCCTCCAGAGGGTTGACGAGGTCTCTCAGTCTGACTAACTGCTCTGGTGCGAGAGGACTGGCTTCCTCGTTGACCTGCTCTTCATGAGGCTCTTCTGTGATGAGGCCCTCTTCTTCCACACCATACTCTGCCTCGTCTATCATCTGATCTGCATCATCTGGAGGCATGACCAGGTCATCAATACCAGTGTGTCCCTGACCAGCAAACCTGTGAACACCTTGAAAGAATAACTGGGTTGGTGTCATTCCTCCTTCTGTTCTAAGGCGATGTCTGTTCCATGCTTCTCTGAATGTGTCAAGGGCTCTCTGAATTCGAGGCAGATACACAAAGTGCAAGCACCATCGATGTATAGCATTGGATGGATGGAGGTTCCCAGTCTCCTCCAGGTGGCGGAAAAGCTCCGCAAACACGTGTGTACATGACCTGTACATGTCTCTCCACATCCTTTCAATGCGTTGGTTGTGAACGCTCCTGCCAGTTATGAATGACCCTCTGCCAGCTCCTCTGTACCCAAGCATGAAAGCTCCAACACCAGTGTTTTCCAACCCGTGATCTGAACGCACGCGTGATGGAACACCATACTTGGTTGTGCCTCCCAGGAAACTCTCCATCATGGTTGCTGACTTGTTGTTGGAAGCTACTGTGAGAAAGGTTATCAGCCTGGAGTAGCCATCAATGCCACCATGGATTACTAAGCCCCACCTGAAAAAAAGCAAAGATAAAAATGCTGGCATATAAATAAGCCTTAGAAAAATACAGTACtataataataactatttaaACAGTAACTCTATTGTCCAACAATACTTATTGCTAAGACAGACCCGGTAAACGTAGATGATGGAACTTCCAAAATAGAAgtgtaatataaattaaatggcaCTTTGGATATGCAACCATTTTCTTAGAAAAAATACACAACTATTCAGAACAGATTTTTCAAGAAATATGtgattattttcaataatatttgtcTTATCTTAGATAATCTTAAATCAAGGTAAAATGCAAGTTAAATTAAGGTAATAtctgcattattttaaaaaatattcgaAGGGGAAGATGCCCCTTAACTGCCCTTGCAATATAACAGCAAATATATCTGGACTGTCTTGTCAGATTGCAAAACACTTTTAACATTGATAGCTCAGCACAATACCATGTATTGTCTATTTCTTACTGGCGGAAGACTTAGTTTTGCACCAAGTCATCTATATGCAGTTGCACAGTGCTTGTTTGGTCAAACTAACTTCCATCAAAAAGCACACAAAATTGACAACCTTAAGTTTAGGCATAAACAATTACTAACTGTGTGTAAATGAAGACATGTGTAGTTACCTGATCAGCTTATGGTTGCCATCAATGTGCCAGAGGGCATTTGGTCCAGAAACCTTGTATGTTCTTCTCTGTATAGCATGGGCCCACCTCATGGCAACTCCTGCTTCATCAACCCGGATAAGGCTGTCTGCGACTCTCTGCCGTTGAACTCGGTGCCCATCTGTCAGTAACATGGCCTGAACCATCCTCTGGCCTAAGTTCCTGTTCCCAGTGACAAAATCTTGCACTCGTCTGTCTAGCTCCTCATCAGAAAGGGTGGAGAACCTTGCTCTTAAATTGATACCACAGAGTctgaaattataacaaaacaaacattaaaaaatgataaagtatgaaacacatgtGTGATCAATCATGAAGTTCTAGTTATACAGGCTACATAAGGAGGAAACATACTAAGGGGCATTAGCCATTGCATCTAAGAAAAAGGCattgattttttcttttttaagagcAAACTGATAGACCataatgttatttattgtgaATTTGTACAACTCCAAAGCTCATtattcaaagaaaaaacataGAGATTTTGTGATCACTTgataatttttaaaatcaaaacaaggggAGTTGATAAATAAAGGTCGCAGGGTTATGAGCAACGCCAGTGTGGACTACCCATGAAATAgttaatatacatacatgtataaatatacttGCAAGTTCCAAGTTTCATGTAGCTACCTGTAATGTCTTTGAGCAAATGACTCACGAGAAAACCTTAATCCACAGTACCATGATACCATAtatatgaaaacaagcaaacagtGTATACCCTTATCAGAGGGCCTCTAAACAGAGGCTTCCCTAGATGCCCTCTGGTTAAAGTCCCCACTATTTGCAATTAAATACACCTCAAAATACACCATTATTATAGTCCTTTGTATAAAATCCCCTATATTTGCTAAATGGGTAGATGGGTAGGCTCCAAATATAACATATGGACAATTGTTTCTAGCAAGAGGGCTCAGAGGGCCCTTGGTCGCTCACCTGATATgaagttttttaaaagttttcCTATGTTTCAGATTAGATCccaaatgttttttaaatttttctaCATAAATCATGTAGGTTAAAAGGCCCCACCCCTTGAGGTTCATGAATTTTTAGATATTACCACATTAGCAGTGTTACGCAACACTTTATGCCAATTATTACTAAAATATGACCAACAGTTTCAGAGAAGATTGTAAAGTATTTCTATTATGGCATATAATGAAAATAGACTCAGCCCCCTgggcggcaatgtttttttagATACCATAATGATTTTTACAAACTTGATAGACAGTCAATAAAGGAACAATTATGATAAAAAGTTTATGAAATCCAGTCACAAGGTTTGGAGAAGCAGAATGTTTAAGATTTGGTGCCCAGTTGCCATGTCAATTAGAGGAATAACTCCACCCAATTACTTTTAACAATAATTAGTTTCCTCTGTGCTTCAGAATAAGTTTGGTTGAGATCGGGCCACTGATTGACAGAATGCTACCAAAGAAATTGCAAAGGTTAAGAGCACTATTACCTTAACCGGCGCTTCACGACTGAAGTGGAAACATGGAGCATCTGTGCCATCTGCTTCTTGGTATACCCTAATTCCACAAGATGTGTGAGATGTTCTCGTGAAATGTAGTAGAGTGGCCGCCCTTTTGTCCTTAACTGGCGAGGTCTTCTGAATTCAAATGCTGGCTCTAGAACCCTGGGATATATAAAGAAATCACATTAAACCAACAAACATTTACACAGTGCTGATTGCAGATAAATGTGGGACTTAATTTTGGCCCAAACCTGATTGTATCAAAgaaagttttatcaaaattatcaaTTCAATTTGATGTAAACCACATTTTCAAGGAGGTTTTAAAGCGAAGGATTTATTTCTTGAAATGTTTGTGTAATTAACTGCTGGAAGAACAGTGAATTCACATATCGGAAAATGACAAATTCTAAACTCTCTTAAGTCTAAGTGCTCAGTGAGATTtacatctttaaaaaataaaattcagttTTTGTTCTTAATGTTCTTTACTTAACAATCAATAACACAAATTTAAAGCAGTAATCAGTTGAACATTCAACTGCATCATTGACGTATTTATGCCTGTTACAATTctatacaatttaatattgtgttttcttGTTTATGGAAGCTGGCAAGCAGAAAGTGATGGatgtaaacaaaatttaattcagACTGAGACAGGTGAAAAATCAATCAATTTTAGAATATTAAACTTATGCGTCCCTTGGACAAACATCTTCCAAAACTGTATGTCACAGGAAAAAATCTGTTTCCAAGTACCAATGATCCAGTCGACGGGATTGTATCagtgtaaaaattaaaataagcaCGAACGCATTTAGTCTACTAAAATCTGATCCGGGAGTAGGAGAATTCAGGCTTGTGCTTAAAAATCAGAATTTTACACACTTTTGTATCAAATAGTATAATGATGCCTCAGACTGGATTATCAAGGCTTTTCTGACAAGTGACAAAAAATTGTTATGTTAAAAAATGAGTATAATTTATTCTATATACACTTTTGACAACTGGACACATATTTTCTGGTATGATGGGTCCCTGAGGGTTTATATGCCTATATAACGTGGGATGCATACTGCAGTGCATAGGCAAAATTATCAGTATAAATGTGGTTTAAACTAGTATGATTATAAAactatt carries:
- the LOC127866912 gene encoding uncharacterized protein LOC127866912, whose translation is MAAAGEFIDECHRRILNLARVLRENDSSIEILESSYTELTALIRNIRRVSQESPDAVELGHIAESIIHAIDGQKRVLEPAFEFRRPRQLRTKGRPLYYISREHLTHLVELGYTKKQMAQMLHVSTSVVKRRLRLCGINLRARFSTLSDEELDRRVQDFVTGNRNLGQRMVQAMLLTDGHRVQRQRVADSLIRVDEAGVAMRWAHAIQRRTYKVSGPNALWHIDGNHKLIRWGLVIHGGIDGYSRLITFLTVASNNKSATMMESFLGGTTKYGVPSRVRSDHGLENTGVGAFMLGYRGAGRGSFITGRSVHNQRIERMWRDMYRSCTHVFAELFRHLEETGNLHPSNAIHRWCLHFVYLPRIQRALDTFREAWNRHRLRTEGGMTPTQLFFQGVHRFAGQGHTGIDDLVMPPDDADQMIDEAEYGVEEEGLITEEPHEEQVNEEASPLAPEQLVRLRDLVNPLEGSDLGVSLFTETVAFVENVNV